One genomic segment of Coffea arabica cultivar ET-39 chromosome 6e, Coffea Arabica ET-39 HiFi, whole genome shotgun sequence includes these proteins:
- the LOC113696773 gene encoding glutathione S-transferase T3-like, whose protein sequence is MGNHYTPRYYNLDMGYGGSTTPSEIRKDFDFTGQQDNATPTESISDSQFPPYSTQREVENINLTNEAVEEPDGKCVPWSVDDDKILASAWLTISNCSIVGNSQHEESFWKRVVDYFNENRKSGPPRKYKVVKSHWHWLSRMVNEFNQYYNILVGDHHSGWNDDQIKQHARELFHQNNNKHFLHEHVWVLLKNDPKWKVNIPM, encoded by the coding sequence ATGGGAAATCACTATACACCGAGGTATTATAACCTTGATATGGGTTATGGAGGCTCAACGACTCCGTCGGAGATAAGGAAGGATTTTGATTTCACCGGTCAACAAGATAATGCAACACCAACAGAGTCAATTTCGGATTCTCAATTTCCTCCGTATTCAACACAGCGTGAGGTAGAAAATATAAATCTCACAAATGAGGCGGTGGAAGAACCTGACGGTAAATGCGTTCCATGGAGTGTGGATGATGACAAGATACTTGCAAGTGCTTGGCTCACAATTTCAAATTGCAGCATTGTGGGTAACTCTCAACATGaagagagtttttggaaacgaGTTGTTGACTACTTCAATGAGAATCGAAAATCTGGACCACCACGAAAATATAAAGTAGTGAAATCACATTGGCATTGGTTGAGTCGGATGGTTAATGAGTTCAACCAATATTACAACATATTGGTCGGCGATCATCATAGCGGGTGGAATGATGACCAGATCAAGCAACACGCACGTGAGCTATTTCATCAGAATAATAACAAGCATTTTTTACATGAACATGTGTGGGTGTTGTTGAAAAATGATCCGAAGTGGAAGGTAAATATTCCTATGTAG